One genomic segment of Alosa sapidissima isolate fAloSap1 chromosome 13, fAloSap1.pri, whole genome shotgun sequence includes these proteins:
- the zmiz2 gene encoding zinc finger MIZ domain-containing protein 2 isoform X2, with product MNPINSMKPALPPTPHSDGSYPYDPVPWQQGASQPGSLSVVTTVWGVTSPSPSQVFGAPMGPGGNSAGSHMMPGSSPGMNSPQFLAQQGYPEPNKAYLQSGMYGRPSGAYPAGPGYGGSYPSSGGGSMGMPPHGARPPTDFTQAAAAAAVAAAAATATATATATVAAIQEKQNQEMSYGPMGGASSYNTQFLSHSGPRGPPGMGPGGMGPGGMVGARGPPSMGPMYGPPQGQRMPQHPGYAGQPGPPRHQQGLKRPYNSDGFPGQQCGPGMGPGGGPYPGQPMQYHGAGPQRSAPSPSYPSHRMGMQPGGMSQYPTGPSNPGQYYKADQFNGQGATHSSLASAVAGGGGPYNTFTQAAVNGPGRTMPGYPSSPLPGNPTPPMTPGSSMPPYMSPGQDVKSPFLPDVKPNIASMQPPTGNPSDDLRLTFPVRDGVVLEPFRLEHNLAVSNHVFQLRDSVYKTLIMSCHDGCGCISGPDLELQFKCYHHEDRQMNTNWPASVQVSVNATPLTIERGDNKTSHKPLYLKQVCQPGRNTIQITVTACCCSHLFVLQLVHRPSVRSVLQGLMKKRLLPAEHCVTKIKRNFSSGTIPGTPGLNGEDGVEQTGIKVSLKCPITFRRIQLPARGHDCRHIQCFDLESYLQLNCERGTWRCPVCNKTALLEGLEVDQYMLGILIYIQNSDYEEITIDPVCGWKPVPVKPDLHIKEDPDGPALKRCRTLSPSHMILPSVMEMIAALGPASSPYQSLPQGGSSHTPEYPSQGGSGYSNQQPGFSDFPNAPGTPTMGEFGSGPPSISYQSDLPSGLLTPDKPVGHPMSGQVRPHQPHPETHSARYPETRHQPLSHRGPEMAHGGRMDSGHGNLQQQQQQQQQQQAMHGNGNLSGPGGQMHSRGPSQNSRMHPDNAFGLGGPGDVPEPALDLLPELTNPDELLSYLGPPDLPNNSNDDLLSLFESN from the exons ATGAACCCCATCAACTCCATGAAACCTGCCTTGCCTCCCACGCCACATAG TGACGGCTCCTACCCATATGATCCTGTCCCCTGGCAGCAAGGTGCCAGTCAGccaggctctctctctgtggtaaCCACAGTGTGGGGAGTGACCAGTCCTTCACCCAGCcag GTGTTTGGCGCTCCCATGGGTCCGGGCGGCAACTCCGCTGGCAGCCACATGATGCCCGGCAGCAGCCCTGGCATGAACTCGCCGCAGTTCCTGGCGCAGCAGGGCTACCCCGAGCCCAACAAGGCCTATCTGCAGTCGGGCATGTACGGACGCCCCAGCGGGGCCTACCCAGCAGGCCCGGGCTACGGCGGCAG CTACCCCAGTAGCGGCGGGGGATCCATGGGCATGCCCCCCCATGGCGCCCGCCCCCCCACAGACTTCACCCAGGCCGCCGCTGCCGCGGCTGttgctgccgccgccgccacagccaccgccaccgccacagCAACGGTTGCCGCCATTCAAGAGAAACAGAACCAGGAAATGAGCTATGGCCCG ATGGGTGGTGCTTCCTCCTACAACACCCAGTTCCTGTCCCACTCGGGCCCTCGGGGCCCCCCAGGGATGGGGCCGGGGGGGATGGGCCCGGGCGGGATGGTTGGAGCGCGCGGACCCCCCTCCATGGGCCCCATGTACGGACCCCCACAGGGCCAGAGGATGCCGCAGCATCCTGGCTACGCCGGACAGCCGGGACCACCACGACACCAGCAGGGCCTCAAGCGCCCGTATAActctgat ggttTCCCTGGGCAGCAGTGTGGGCCTGGCATGGGTCCCGGAGGCGGGCCGTATCCGGGCCAGCCGATGCAGTACCACGGAGCGGGCCCCCAGCGCTCGGCGCCCTCCCCCTCCTACCCCTCCCACAGGATGGGCATGCAGCCGGGGGGCATGAGCCAGTACCCCACCGGACCCAGCAACCCCGGCCAGTACTACAAG GCGGACCAGTTTAACGGGCAGGGTGCCACTCACAGCAGCCTGGCATCTGCAGTCGCTGGAGGAGGGGGACCGTACAACACTTTCACACAGGCTGCCGTCAACGGG CCTGGGCGGACGATGCCAGGCTACCCCAGCTCTCCGTTGCCTGGCAACCCCACTCCTCCCATGACGCCGGGCAGCTCGATGCCCCCCTACATGTCGCCGGGGCAGGACGTCAAGTCACCCTTCCTCCCCGATGTCAAGCCCAACATCGCCTCAATGCAGCCCCCTACAG GTAACCCTAGCGATGACCTTCGCCTGACCTTCCCTGTGCGGGACGGTGTGGTGCTAGAGCCCTTCCGCCTGGAGCACAACCTAGCCGTTAGCAACCACGTCTTCCAGCTGCGAGACTCCGTCTACAAGACTCTTATTatgag CTGTCATGATGGGTGCGGGTGCATTAGCGG GCCTGACCTGGAGTTGCAGTTTAAGTGCTACCACCATGAGGACCGGCAGATGAACACCAACTGGCCGGCGTCGGTGCAGGTGAGCGTGAACGCCACGCCTCTGACCATTGAGCGCGGGGACAACAAGACCTCCCATAAGCCCCTTTACCTGAAGCAGGTGTGCCAGCCGGGACGCAACACCATCCAGATCACCGTCACCGCCTGCTGCTGT tcTCATCTGTTTGTGCTGCAGCTGGTCCACAGGCCCTCTGTTCGCTCCGTGCTCCAGGGCCTCATGAAGAAAAGGCTGCTTCCTGCCGAGCACTGCGTCACCAAGa TCAAGCGTAACTTCAGCAGTGGCACCATCCCTGGGACGCCGGGCCTGAACGGGGAGGATGGCGTGGAACAGACGGGCATCAAAGTGTCGCTCAAGTGTCCAATCACCTTCCGCCGAATCCAGCTGCCCGCCCGTGGACACGACTGTAGACACAtacag tgctTTGACCTGGAGTCTTACCTACAGCTGAACTGTGAGCGAGGCACATGGCGCTGCCCTGTGTGCAA TAAAACGGCTCTTCTAGAAGGACTGGAGGTTGACCAGTACATGCTGGGTATTCTCATCTACATCCAGAA TTCTGACTATGAGGAAATCACCATTGACCCGGTGTGCGGCTGGAAGCCGGTGCCGGTGAAACCGGATCTGCACATTAAAGAGGATCCGGACGGGCCTGCTCTTAAGCGCTGCCGCACCCTTAGCCCCAGTCACATGATCCTGCCCAGCGTCATGGAGATGATCGCAGCGCTGGGCCCAGCCTCCTCGCCATACCAGTCGCTGCCACAGGGGGGCAGCAGCCACACACCAGAGTACCCCAGCCAAG GCGGGTCAGGCTACTCTAACCAGCAGCCCGGTTTCTCGGACTTTCCTAATGCCCCTGGGACCCCCACCATGGGTGAGTTCGGCTCAGGCCCCCCGTCCATCTCCTATCAGTCGGACCTCCCCAGTGGACTTCTCACGCCGGACAAGCCCGTGGGACACCCCATGTCTGGACAGGTGAGGCCCCACCAGCCCCATCCAGAGACCCACTCCGCACGCTACCCGGAGACCAGACACCAGCCTCTTTCGCACAGAGGGCCCgag ATGGCCCATGGAGGCCGCATGGACTCTGGCCACGGTaacctgcagcagcagcagcagcaacaacagcaacagcaggccATGCACGGCAACGGCAATCTCAGCGGCCCCGGAGGACAGATGCACTCACGCGGCCCTTCCCAGAATTCCCGGATGCACCCGGACAACGCGTTTGGACTGGGCGGCCCAGGCGATGTTCCAGAGCCAGCGCTTGAT TTGCTGCCAGAGCTGACCAACCCAGATGAACTGCTGTCCTATCTGGGCCCGCCCGACCTCCCCAACAACAGCAACGACGACCTGCTCTCCCTCTTTGAGAGCAACTGA
- the zmiz2 gene encoding zinc finger MIZ domain-containing protein 2 isoform X6: MNPINSMKPALPPTPHSDGSYPYDPVPWQQGASQPGSLSVVTTVWGVTSPSPSQVFGAPMGPGGNSAGSHMMPGSSPGMNSPQFLAQQGYPEPNKAYLQSGMYGRPSGAYPAGPGYGGSYPSSGGGSMGMPPHGARPPTDFTQAAAAAAVAAAAATATATATATVAAIQEKQNQEMSYGPMGGASSYNTQFLSHSGPRGPPGMGPGGMGPGGMVGARGPPSMGPMYGPPQGQRMPQHPGYAGQPGPPRHQQGLKRPYNSDGFPGQQCGPGMGPGGGPYPGQPMQYHGAGPQRSAPSPSYPSHRMGMQPGGMSQYPTGPSNPGQYYKLSPQADQFNGQGATHSSLASAVAGGGGPYNTFTQAAVNGPGRTMPGYPSSPLPGNPTPPMTPGSSMPPYMSPGQDVKSPFLPDVKPNIASMQPPTGNPSDDLRLTFPVRDGVVLEPFRLEHNLAVSNHVFQLRDSVYKTLIMRPDLELQFKCYHHEDRQMNTNWPASVQVSVNATPLTIERGDNKTSHKPLYLKQVCQPGRNTIQITVTACCCSHLFVLQLVHRPSVRSVLQGLMKKRLLPAEHCVTKIKRNFSSGTIPGTPGLNGEDGVEQTGIKVSLKCPITFRRIQLPARGHDCRHIQCFDLESYLQLNCERGTWRCPVCNKTALLEGLEVDQYMLGILIYIQNSDYEEITIDPVCGWKPVPVKPDLHIKEDPDGPALKRCRTLSPSHMILPSVMEMIAALGPASSPYQSLPQGGSSHTPEYPSQGGSGYSNQQPGFSDFPNAPGTPTMGEFGSGPPSISYQSDLPSGLLTPDKPVGHPMSGQMAHGGRMDSGHGNLQQQQQQQQQQQAMHGNGNLSGPGGQMHSRGPSQNSRMHPDNAFGLGGPGDVPEPALDLLPELTNPDELLSYLGPPDLPNNSNDDLLSLFESN; encoded by the exons ATGAACCCCATCAACTCCATGAAACCTGCCTTGCCTCCCACGCCACATAG TGACGGCTCCTACCCATATGATCCTGTCCCCTGGCAGCAAGGTGCCAGTCAGccaggctctctctctgtggtaaCCACAGTGTGGGGAGTGACCAGTCCTTCACCCAGCcag GTGTTTGGCGCTCCCATGGGTCCGGGCGGCAACTCCGCTGGCAGCCACATGATGCCCGGCAGCAGCCCTGGCATGAACTCGCCGCAGTTCCTGGCGCAGCAGGGCTACCCCGAGCCCAACAAGGCCTATCTGCAGTCGGGCATGTACGGACGCCCCAGCGGGGCCTACCCAGCAGGCCCGGGCTACGGCGGCAG CTACCCCAGTAGCGGCGGGGGATCCATGGGCATGCCCCCCCATGGCGCCCGCCCCCCCACAGACTTCACCCAGGCCGCCGCTGCCGCGGCTGttgctgccgccgccgccacagccaccgccaccgccacagCAACGGTTGCCGCCATTCAAGAGAAACAGAACCAGGAAATGAGCTATGGCCCG ATGGGTGGTGCTTCCTCCTACAACACCCAGTTCCTGTCCCACTCGGGCCCTCGGGGCCCCCCAGGGATGGGGCCGGGGGGGATGGGCCCGGGCGGGATGGTTGGAGCGCGCGGACCCCCCTCCATGGGCCCCATGTACGGACCCCCACAGGGCCAGAGGATGCCGCAGCATCCTGGCTACGCCGGACAGCCGGGACCACCACGACACCAGCAGGGCCTCAAGCGCCCGTATAActctgat ggttTCCCTGGGCAGCAGTGTGGGCCTGGCATGGGTCCCGGAGGCGGGCCGTATCCGGGCCAGCCGATGCAGTACCACGGAGCGGGCCCCCAGCGCTCGGCGCCCTCCCCCTCCTACCCCTCCCACAGGATGGGCATGCAGCCGGGGGGCATGAGCCAGTACCCCACCGGACCCAGCAACCCCGGCCAGTACTACAAG CTCTCCCCACAGGCGGACCAGTTTAACGGGCAGGGTGCCACTCACAGCAGCCTGGCATCTGCAGTCGCTGGAGGAGGGGGACCGTACAACACTTTCACACAGGCTGCCGTCAACGGG CCTGGGCGGACGATGCCAGGCTACCCCAGCTCTCCGTTGCCTGGCAACCCCACTCCTCCCATGACGCCGGGCAGCTCGATGCCCCCCTACATGTCGCCGGGGCAGGACGTCAAGTCACCCTTCCTCCCCGATGTCAAGCCCAACATCGCCTCAATGCAGCCCCCTACAG GTAACCCTAGCGATGACCTTCGCCTGACCTTCCCTGTGCGGGACGGTGTGGTGCTAGAGCCCTTCCGCCTGGAGCACAACCTAGCCGTTAGCAACCACGTCTTCCAGCTGCGAGACTCCGTCTACAAGACTCTTATTatgag GCCTGACCTGGAGTTGCAGTTTAAGTGCTACCACCATGAGGACCGGCAGATGAACACCAACTGGCCGGCGTCGGTGCAGGTGAGCGTGAACGCCACGCCTCTGACCATTGAGCGCGGGGACAACAAGACCTCCCATAAGCCCCTTTACCTGAAGCAGGTGTGCCAGCCGGGACGCAACACCATCCAGATCACCGTCACCGCCTGCTGCTGT tcTCATCTGTTTGTGCTGCAGCTGGTCCACAGGCCCTCTGTTCGCTCCGTGCTCCAGGGCCTCATGAAGAAAAGGCTGCTTCCTGCCGAGCACTGCGTCACCAAGa TCAAGCGTAACTTCAGCAGTGGCACCATCCCTGGGACGCCGGGCCTGAACGGGGAGGATGGCGTGGAACAGACGGGCATCAAAGTGTCGCTCAAGTGTCCAATCACCTTCCGCCGAATCCAGCTGCCCGCCCGTGGACACGACTGTAGACACAtacag tgctTTGACCTGGAGTCTTACCTACAGCTGAACTGTGAGCGAGGCACATGGCGCTGCCCTGTGTGCAA TAAAACGGCTCTTCTAGAAGGACTGGAGGTTGACCAGTACATGCTGGGTATTCTCATCTACATCCAGAA TTCTGACTATGAGGAAATCACCATTGACCCGGTGTGCGGCTGGAAGCCGGTGCCGGTGAAACCGGATCTGCACATTAAAGAGGATCCGGACGGGCCTGCTCTTAAGCGCTGCCGCACCCTTAGCCCCAGTCACATGATCCTGCCCAGCGTCATGGAGATGATCGCAGCGCTGGGCCCAGCCTCCTCGCCATACCAGTCGCTGCCACAGGGGGGCAGCAGCCACACACCAGAGTACCCCAGCCAAG GCGGGTCAGGCTACTCTAACCAGCAGCCCGGTTTCTCGGACTTTCCTAATGCCCCTGGGACCCCCACCATGGGTGAGTTCGGCTCAGGCCCCCCGTCCATCTCCTATCAGTCGGACCTCCCCAGTGGACTTCTCACGCCGGACAAGCCCGTGGGACACCCCATGTCTGGACAG ATGGCCCATGGAGGCCGCATGGACTCTGGCCACGGTaacctgcagcagcagcagcagcaacaacagcaacagcaggccATGCACGGCAACGGCAATCTCAGCGGCCCCGGAGGACAGATGCACTCACGCGGCCCTTCCCAGAATTCCCGGATGCACCCGGACAACGCGTTTGGACTGGGCGGCCCAGGCGATGTTCCAGAGCCAGCGCTTGAT TTGCTGCCAGAGCTGACCAACCCAGATGAACTGCTGTCCTATCTGGGCCCGCCCGACCTCCCCAACAACAGCAACGACGACCTGCTCTCCCTCTTTGAGAGCAACTGA
- the zmiz2 gene encoding zinc finger MIZ domain-containing protein 2 isoform X7, with protein sequence MNPINSMKPALPPTPHSDGSYPYDPVPWQQGASQPGSLSVVTTVWGVTSPSPSQVFGAPMGPGGNSAGSHMMPGSSPGMNSPQFLAQQGYPEPNKAYLQSGMYGRPSGAYPAGPGYGGSYPSSGGGSMGMPPHGARPPTDFTQAAAAAAVAAAAATATATATATVAAIQEKQNQEMSYGPMGGASSYNTQFLSHSGPRGPPGMGPGGMGPGGMVGARGPPSMGPMYGPPQGQRMPQHPGYAGQPGPPRHQQGLKRPYNSDGFPGQQCGPGMGPGGGPYPGQPMQYHGAGPQRSAPSPSYPSHRMGMQPGGMSQYPTGPSNPGQYYKADQFNGQGATHSSLASAVAGGGGPYNTFTQAAVNGPGRTMPGYPSSPLPGNPTPPMTPGSSMPPYMSPGQDVKSPFLPDVKPNIASMQPPTGNPSDDLRLTFPVRDGVVLEPFRLEHNLAVSNHVFQLRDSVYKTLIMRPDLELQFKCYHHEDRQMNTNWPASVQVSVNATPLTIERGDNKTSHKPLYLKQVCQPGRNTIQITVTACCCSHLFVLQLVHRPSVRSVLQGLMKKRLLPAEHCVTKIKRNFSSGTIPGTPGLNGEDGVEQTGIKVSLKCPITFRRIQLPARGHDCRHIQCFDLESYLQLNCERGTWRCPVCNKTALLEGLEVDQYMLGILIYIQNSDYEEITIDPVCGWKPVPVKPDLHIKEDPDGPALKRCRTLSPSHMILPSVMEMIAALGPASSPYQSLPQGGSSHTPEYPSQGGSGYSNQQPGFSDFPNAPGTPTMGEFGSGPPSISYQSDLPSGLLTPDKPVGHPMSGQMAHGGRMDSGHGNLQQQQQQQQQQQAMHGNGNLSGPGGQMHSRGPSQNSRMHPDNAFGLGGPGDVPEPALDLLPELTNPDELLSYLGPPDLPNNSNDDLLSLFESN encoded by the exons ATGAACCCCATCAACTCCATGAAACCTGCCTTGCCTCCCACGCCACATAG TGACGGCTCCTACCCATATGATCCTGTCCCCTGGCAGCAAGGTGCCAGTCAGccaggctctctctctgtggtaaCCACAGTGTGGGGAGTGACCAGTCCTTCACCCAGCcag GTGTTTGGCGCTCCCATGGGTCCGGGCGGCAACTCCGCTGGCAGCCACATGATGCCCGGCAGCAGCCCTGGCATGAACTCGCCGCAGTTCCTGGCGCAGCAGGGCTACCCCGAGCCCAACAAGGCCTATCTGCAGTCGGGCATGTACGGACGCCCCAGCGGGGCCTACCCAGCAGGCCCGGGCTACGGCGGCAG CTACCCCAGTAGCGGCGGGGGATCCATGGGCATGCCCCCCCATGGCGCCCGCCCCCCCACAGACTTCACCCAGGCCGCCGCTGCCGCGGCTGttgctgccgccgccgccacagccaccgccaccgccacagCAACGGTTGCCGCCATTCAAGAGAAACAGAACCAGGAAATGAGCTATGGCCCG ATGGGTGGTGCTTCCTCCTACAACACCCAGTTCCTGTCCCACTCGGGCCCTCGGGGCCCCCCAGGGATGGGGCCGGGGGGGATGGGCCCGGGCGGGATGGTTGGAGCGCGCGGACCCCCCTCCATGGGCCCCATGTACGGACCCCCACAGGGCCAGAGGATGCCGCAGCATCCTGGCTACGCCGGACAGCCGGGACCACCACGACACCAGCAGGGCCTCAAGCGCCCGTATAActctgat ggttTCCCTGGGCAGCAGTGTGGGCCTGGCATGGGTCCCGGAGGCGGGCCGTATCCGGGCCAGCCGATGCAGTACCACGGAGCGGGCCCCCAGCGCTCGGCGCCCTCCCCCTCCTACCCCTCCCACAGGATGGGCATGCAGCCGGGGGGCATGAGCCAGTACCCCACCGGACCCAGCAACCCCGGCCAGTACTACAAG GCGGACCAGTTTAACGGGCAGGGTGCCACTCACAGCAGCCTGGCATCTGCAGTCGCTGGAGGAGGGGGACCGTACAACACTTTCACACAGGCTGCCGTCAACGGG CCTGGGCGGACGATGCCAGGCTACCCCAGCTCTCCGTTGCCTGGCAACCCCACTCCTCCCATGACGCCGGGCAGCTCGATGCCCCCCTACATGTCGCCGGGGCAGGACGTCAAGTCACCCTTCCTCCCCGATGTCAAGCCCAACATCGCCTCAATGCAGCCCCCTACAG GTAACCCTAGCGATGACCTTCGCCTGACCTTCCCTGTGCGGGACGGTGTGGTGCTAGAGCCCTTCCGCCTGGAGCACAACCTAGCCGTTAGCAACCACGTCTTCCAGCTGCGAGACTCCGTCTACAAGACTCTTATTatgag GCCTGACCTGGAGTTGCAGTTTAAGTGCTACCACCATGAGGACCGGCAGATGAACACCAACTGGCCGGCGTCGGTGCAGGTGAGCGTGAACGCCACGCCTCTGACCATTGAGCGCGGGGACAACAAGACCTCCCATAAGCCCCTTTACCTGAAGCAGGTGTGCCAGCCGGGACGCAACACCATCCAGATCACCGTCACCGCCTGCTGCTGT tcTCATCTGTTTGTGCTGCAGCTGGTCCACAGGCCCTCTGTTCGCTCCGTGCTCCAGGGCCTCATGAAGAAAAGGCTGCTTCCTGCCGAGCACTGCGTCACCAAGa TCAAGCGTAACTTCAGCAGTGGCACCATCCCTGGGACGCCGGGCCTGAACGGGGAGGATGGCGTGGAACAGACGGGCATCAAAGTGTCGCTCAAGTGTCCAATCACCTTCCGCCGAATCCAGCTGCCCGCCCGTGGACACGACTGTAGACACAtacag tgctTTGACCTGGAGTCTTACCTACAGCTGAACTGTGAGCGAGGCACATGGCGCTGCCCTGTGTGCAA TAAAACGGCTCTTCTAGAAGGACTGGAGGTTGACCAGTACATGCTGGGTATTCTCATCTACATCCAGAA TTCTGACTATGAGGAAATCACCATTGACCCGGTGTGCGGCTGGAAGCCGGTGCCGGTGAAACCGGATCTGCACATTAAAGAGGATCCGGACGGGCCTGCTCTTAAGCGCTGCCGCACCCTTAGCCCCAGTCACATGATCCTGCCCAGCGTCATGGAGATGATCGCAGCGCTGGGCCCAGCCTCCTCGCCATACCAGTCGCTGCCACAGGGGGGCAGCAGCCACACACCAGAGTACCCCAGCCAAG GCGGGTCAGGCTACTCTAACCAGCAGCCCGGTTTCTCGGACTTTCCTAATGCCCCTGGGACCCCCACCATGGGTGAGTTCGGCTCAGGCCCCCCGTCCATCTCCTATCAGTCGGACCTCCCCAGTGGACTTCTCACGCCGGACAAGCCCGTGGGACACCCCATGTCTGGACAG ATGGCCCATGGAGGCCGCATGGACTCTGGCCACGGTaacctgcagcagcagcagcagcaacaacagcaacagcaggccATGCACGGCAACGGCAATCTCAGCGGCCCCGGAGGACAGATGCACTCACGCGGCCCTTCCCAGAATTCCCGGATGCACCCGGACAACGCGTTTGGACTGGGCGGCCCAGGCGATGTTCCAGAGCCAGCGCTTGAT TTGCTGCCAGAGCTGACCAACCCAGATGAACTGCTGTCCTATCTGGGCCCGCCCGACCTCCCCAACAACAGCAACGACGACCTGCTCTCCCTCTTTGAGAGCAACTGA